The Trichocoleus sp. FACHB-46 region GTTCGTCAATTCGGGGCGATTCAGGTATCCCCGTGCTAGTCCTGCACCACCAATGTAAATTTCTCCGGGTACTCCGATGGGAACGAGACGGAGATGAGTATCTAGGAGATAAATTTGGGTTTGGGCGATCGCGCGACCAATGGAAGGAGTGCTCCAATCCCCACGTTGCATCAGTGCCACGGTGGAATAGGTGGTGTCTTCCGATGGGCCGTAGAGGTTATAGACTCGCTGAATCGTCGGTTGTTGGTAGAGCCGCTGCACTAGGGCTGGCTGTAGGGGTTCGCCAGCGAGGTTGACAGTGCGCACGGAATCCGGAATCGAGCCAGCTTGTAAGAGGGCGGCGATCGCAGAAGGTACTGTATTGACTAATGTCACTTGAGAGGCGGCAGGGATGGTAGGTAGGTGCAAAGCGTTCTCTGCTAGGATTACCCGACCGCCCCAACTTAAAGGCACAAAGATCTCAAAAACAGATAGATCAAAACAGATGGAAGTCGCTGCCAGAACCCCTGCTAACTCTGCGTTGGTGAAGACAGTTTTGGCCCACTCGACTAACACTACGGGGCTCGAGTGCTGAATTGCCACCCCTTTGGGCACGCCTGTAGAGCCAGAGGTATAAATCACATAAGCTAGATTTGTAGCTGTGACCGTGCTTGCAGGGTCTGTATCGGGTAATTGGCTGATGTGCTCCCAGGCTGTGTCTAGGGCAACTCGGTGACAGTCGGGAACTGTGGGGATGCGATCGCCTTCCATCTGGTCTTGGGTGAGCAAGACTGCAACTTGGGCATCTGACAGCATGAACAAAAGCCGCTCTTCTGGGTAGTTGGGGTCAAGCGGCACATAAGCTCCTCCAGCTTTGAGGATTGCCAGGAGACTAAGGATTAGATGGGGCGATCGCGGTAAACAAACCCCGACAAGTACTTCCGGGCCAACGCCCAGAGATTGCAAATGATGTGCCAGTTGGTTGGTTCGCTGATTGAGTTCGCGATAGGTGAGTTGCTGAGCGTCGTGAATGAGCGCGATCGCATCAGGTGTGCGTTCTACCTGAGCTTCAAAGAGATGATGTAAACAAAGGGTTGGGTCTGATATGGATGGATGTTCTAGATCATTCCACTCGATTAGAAGTTGATGCTGTTCACCAGGGGTGAGGAGGGAGATCTCTTGGAGGCGAGTTCGAGAGTGGATAATAAAGCCTTCCAAAAGCGTTTGCAAATGTCCAAGGAGACGAGCGATCGCGGCATTCGTAAACTGCTGTGCATTATAGATAGCCTGAAGCAGTAGCTCTTCACCAGGAACTACAGTGATTGTGAGCGGATAATTGGTCTGCTCGAAGGTGCTGACTCGCTCGATCGTGAGATCCGTAGCGGGCGATTGCACCGTGGTATCAATGGGATAATTCTCAAACACTAGAATGCTATTGAAGAGAGGCAAAGTAGCAGGCACCTCGCTCCAACGGCGAATTTGCACCAGAGAGCTATATTCATACGCCTGACGTTCTATCTGTTGAGCCTGAAGCTTTTGCAGCCAGGGAATCAGCTCTGCCTCTGGCGGCACTTGCACTCGCAGGGGTAGCGTGTTGATAAACAGCCCCACCATTGATTCTACACCAGGCAAGGTGGGCGGGCGACCTGCAACGACGGTACCGAAGACCACATCCGATTCACCGCTATAGCAACTCAGTGCCAAAGCCCAGGCCGCTTGAACTAATGTATTGAGTGTCAGTCGTTGCTGTTGGGCAAAGGATTTTAGAGCCTGAGTGGTGGCAACTGGGAGATAGATGCGTTGCTCACCGCGATCGCCTTCTGGGTTAGTGTTTTGTTGTTCTAAGTTGATTGCTGTGGGTGCCGTAAAGCCCCGAAGATACTGCCGCCAGAAGGGCTCAGCACTGAAGGGATTGTGCTGTTGTAACCAGAGAATATAATCGCGATAGGGACGGGATGGTTCTAATCTGAGGAATTGTTGCTGCGATAAAGCCTGATAATCCGCCAGAATCTCTTTGAACAACAACGCTGTAGACCAACCATCTAACAGGAGATGATGGTGGCTCCAGATAAAGTAATGAGCTTGCTCAGCAGTTTGCATCAGCGTGCAGCGCGTCAGAGGTGCTTGAGGCAGGACAAAACCGCGATCGCGATCTTCTTGCAAGAAACTTTGTAATTTCTCCTCTCGATCAGAAACATATACCTGTCGCCAATCTTGCTCCTCCCAGGGCAGTTCCACCTGTCGATACACCACCTGGTAGGGTTGCTCTAGCCCCTCCCAGCAAAAGGCAGTGCGGAGAATGGAGTGGCGATCGCACAACCGCTGCCAAGCTTGTTGGAACGCAGACCGATGGAGCGGCCCATTTAGCTGCCAGCAAAACTGCTCAAAATAAACCCCAGACTTAGGCGCATGCAGGGTGTGAAACAGCAAGCCTTGCTGAGTGGGCGAAAGTTCGTAAATGTCTTCAATGTTTTCCATCTGCATTAACGTTTCTTCCCGGATTGC contains the following coding sequences:
- a CDS encoding non-ribosomal peptide synthetase, whose amino-acid sequence is MQMENIEDIYELSPTQQGLLFHTLHAPKSGVYFEQFCWQLNGPLHRSAFQQAWQRLCDRHSILRTAFCWEGLEQPYQVVYRQVELPWEEQDWRQVYVSDREEKLQSFLQEDRDRGFVLPQAPLTRCTLMQTAEQAHYFIWSHHHLLLDGWSTALLFKEILADYQALSQQQFLRLEPSRPYRDYILWLQQHNPFSAEPFWRQYLRGFTAPTAINLEQQNTNPEGDRGEQRIYLPVATTQALKSFAQQQRLTLNTLVQAAWALALSCYSGESDVVFGTVVAGRPPTLPGVESMVGLFINTLPLRVQVPPEAELIPWLQKLQAQQIERQAYEYSSLVQIRRWSEVPATLPLFNSILVFENYPIDTTVQSPATDLTIERVSTFEQTNYPLTITVVPGEELLLQAIYNAQQFTNAAIARLLGHLQTLLEGFIIHSRTRLQEISLLTPGEQHQLLIEWNDLEHPSISDPTLCLHHLFEAQVERTPDAIALIHDAQQLTYRELNQRTNQLAHHLQSLGVGPEVLVGVCLPRSPHLILSLLAILKAGGAYVPLDPNYPEERLLFMLSDAQVAVLLTQDQMEGDRIPTVPDCHRVALDTAWEHISQLPDTDPASTVTATNLAYVIYTSGSTGVPKGVAIQHSSPVVLVEWAKTVFTNAELAGVLAATSICFDLSVFEIFVPLSWGGRVILAENALHLPTIPAASQVTLVNTVPSAIAALLQAGSIPDSVRTVNLAGEPLQPALVQRLYQQPTIQRVYNLYGPSEDTTYSTVALMQRGDWSTPSIGRAIAQTQIYLLDTHLRLVPIGVPGEIYIGGAGLARGYLNRPELTNERFIPNPLALLNTPHSLLHPTGTLSANTPPSHLYKTGDLARYRSDGSLEFLGRIDHQVKLRGFRIELGEISAVLSQHPSVQEVVAVTREDQPDQVRLVAYIVLAETINRDRPPTSLHQIWRDYLGQRLPAYMVPAAFVILDAFPLTPNGKIDRKALPSPDFNSLESVAIAPPSTPTEIQLVQIWSELLNVGSIGVHDNFFELGGHSLLTTQLLSRMQTTFAVDLSLRQLFASPTIAALAALIDRQLHPDQAEPCSSNSFPELMADTVLPADIQPTSPFQPKAPEHLLLTGATGFLGAFLLAELLRQTKATIYCLVRAEDEQAAYKRLQRSLQTYKLWREEWRDRIVAIPGDLAQPNLGLSAAQFQFLAETVDAIYHNGAWVHHALPYASLRAANVVGTEVVLRLACQHHTKPVHIVSTNSVFAPTAKSGVQTIWEQDIPTLEAVPNNGYVQTKWVAERQVMNARDRGLPVTINRPGRISGDSQTGVFNANDFLYQLIIGCVHLGSAPQGEMPIDFIPVDYVSQAIVHLSLQPGALGQAFHLVNPRPLSAEQLIHKIRSLGYPLQRLPYSEWRSQLLEMAQHQPDHPLYPLVPMFPPAPEAASRPASLEFDYRNTLVGLAGTSIHCPAISDSLLDTYFAYLIENGHLTPPVPAHANTSR